In the genome of Bradyrhizobium arachidis, one region contains:
- a CDS encoding putative bifunctional diguanylate cyclase/phosphodiesterase gives MTAAKKASGKPAAEMFDDIPVLQRKWRAALKPGDRLPRYEDVMLGSLGRLADHIALLRNDGALELSRSGRYVQKWLGEERWDIPVAELSPDCATALSEAVASALANGRPHQASAHCVRDGMVRTYDVLALPTASRWGATLIGAYVNERGAQYNLLDAIFSSTDDAVVSLATLRDAEGKPFDLQVVHHNKSAGALLKLATGSLLWRRIGEGSTLLAAPEIMEFLLKAVSGGRGEQLEIENEGRYLRLSATAFADVVSLTISDVTALKRRDASFRLLFDNNPMPMWVFDAETKQFLGVNDAAVQHYGYSRATFLRMKLHEIWPQDEWESHAEALERVGDTYHSSRNWRHLRADGSEIEVLTFGRLVTFDDRDGYLVAVVDITERRKAEARIAHMAHHDGLTDLPNREYFQERLKQALDQAGGKRVGVLYIDLDLFKNINDSFGHPSGDRLLKEVAERLTTAVRGGNLAARLGGDEFAVILAADVSPNEASACATLLIDMLRAPYEIDGQEMVIGASIGIALSPGDGTTSEELMRNADMALYRAKSDGGGVHHFFEREMDLQAQKRRDMEVDLRRAFANGEFELHYQPLVSIASDRISGFESLLRWRHPDKGMISPAEFIPVAEDIGLITQLGEWVLREACAEAVKWPSDVKVAVNLSPAQFRSRNLVQVVISALAQSGLSPKRLELEITESIFLAETDANLAILHQLRELGVGISMDDFGTGYSSLSYLRSFPFDKIKIDRSFVKDLAQRPDCGAIVRAISGLGRSLNITTTAEGVETEDQLDWLRAEGCNEVQGFLFSAARPAAEIAKLLADFGQRASRAA, from the coding sequence ATGACTGCCGCGAAGAAAGCGTCGGGGAAACCGGCCGCCGAAATGTTTGACGACATCCCGGTGCTTCAACGCAAATGGCGTGCCGCGTTGAAGCCGGGGGACCGGCTGCCGCGCTACGAGGACGTGATGCTGGGCAGCCTGGGACGGCTCGCCGACCACATTGCGCTGCTGAGGAATGACGGCGCGCTCGAGCTGTCGCGCAGCGGACGTTACGTGCAGAAATGGCTCGGCGAGGAGCGCTGGGACATCCCGGTCGCCGAACTGTCGCCCGATTGCGCCACGGCGCTGTCGGAAGCGGTGGCGAGTGCGCTCGCGAACGGCCGGCCTCACCAGGCGAGCGCGCATTGCGTGCGCGACGGCATGGTCCGGACCTACGACGTGCTCGCGCTGCCGACCGCCTCGCGCTGGGGCGCGACCCTGATCGGCGCCTATGTCAACGAACGCGGCGCGCAATACAATCTCCTCGACGCGATCTTCTCCTCGACCGACGATGCGGTGGTTTCGCTGGCGACGCTGCGCGATGCCGAAGGCAAGCCGTTCGATCTCCAGGTCGTGCACCACAACAAGAGCGCGGGCGCGCTGCTGAAGCTCGCGACCGGAAGCCTGTTGTGGCGGCGGATCGGCGAAGGCAGCACGCTGCTGGCCGCCCCCGAGATCATGGAATTCCTGCTCAAGGCCGTCTCGGGCGGCCGCGGCGAGCAGCTCGAGATCGAGAACGAGGGGCGATACCTCCGCCTCAGCGCCACCGCCTTTGCCGACGTGGTCTCGCTGACGATCTCCGACGTCACCGCCTTGAAGCGGCGCGACGCCTCGTTCCGCCTGCTGTTCGACAACAACCCGATGCCTATGTGGGTGTTCGACGCCGAGACCAAGCAGTTCCTTGGCGTCAACGACGCCGCGGTCCAGCATTACGGCTACAGCCGCGCCACCTTCCTGCGCATGAAGCTGCACGAGATCTGGCCGCAGGACGAATGGGAGAGCCATGCCGAGGCGCTCGAACGCGTCGGCGACACTTATCACTCCTCGCGCAACTGGCGACATCTGCGCGCCGACGGCAGCGAGATCGAGGTGCTTACGTTCGGCCGTCTCGTCACCTTCGACGACCGCGACGGCTATCTCGTCGCAGTGGTCGACATCACCGAGCGGCGCAAGGCCGAGGCGCGGATCGCCCACATGGCGCACCATGACGGGCTCACCGATCTGCCGAACCGCGAATATTTCCAGGAGCGCCTGAAGCAGGCGCTCGACCAGGCCGGCGGCAAGCGCGTCGGCGTGCTCTATATCGATCTCGACCTGTTCAAGAACATCAACGACTCCTTCGGCCATCCGTCGGGCGACCGCCTGCTCAAAGAGGTTGCCGAGCGGCTCACCACCGCCGTCCGCGGCGGCAATCTTGCGGCCCGGCTCGGCGGCGACGAGTTCGCGGTGATCCTGGCCGCCGACGTCTCGCCGAACGAGGCCAGCGCCTGCGCGACCTTGCTGATCGACATGCTGCGCGCACCCTATGAGATCGACGGCCAGGAGATGGTGATCGGCGCCAGCATCGGCATCGCGCTGTCGCCGGGCGACGGGACGACGTCGGAAGAATTGATGCGCAACGCCGACATGGCGCTGTACCGGGCGAAGTCCGACGGTGGCGGCGTGCACCATTTCTTCGAGCGCGAGATGGATCTCCAGGCGCAGAAGCGCCGCGACATGGAGGTCGATCTGCGCCGCGCATTCGCCAATGGCGAGTTCGAGCTGCACTACCAGCCGCTGGTGTCGATCGCTTCCGACCGCATCTCAGGCTTCGAGTCGCTGCTGCGCTGGCGTCATCCCGACAAGGGCATGATCTCGCCGGCGGAGTTCATCCCCGTTGCCGAAGACATCGGCCTCATCACCCAGCTCGGCGAGTGGGTGCTGCGCGAAGCCTGCGCCGAAGCCGTGAAATGGCCGAGCGACGTCAAGGTCGCCGTCAATCTCTCGCCGGCGCAGTTTCGCAGCCGCAATCTGGTTCAGGTCGTGATCTCGGCGCTGGCGCAGTCCGGCCTGTCACCCAAGCGGCTCGAGCTCGAGATCACCGAATCGATCTTCCTCGCTGAGACCGACGCCAATCTCGCGATCCTGCATCAGCTGCGCGAGCTCGGCGTCGGCATCTCCATGGATGATTTCGGCACCGGCTATTCCAGCCTCAGCTATCTCCGCAGCTTCCCGTTCGACAAGATCAAGATCGACCGCTCCTTCGTCAAGGATCTGGCGCAGCGGCCCGATTGTGGCGCGATCGTGCGCGCGATCTCGGGCCTTGGCCGCAGCCTCAACATCACGACGACCGCGGAAGGCGTCGAGACCGAGGATCAGCTCGACTGGCTCCGTGCGGAGGGCTGCAACGAGGTGCAGGGCTTCCTGTTCAGCGCGGCGCGGCCTGCCGCGGAGATCGCAAAGCTGCTCGCAGATTTCGGCCAGCGCGCCTCACGGGCGGCGTAG
- a CDS encoding serine hydrolase domain-containing protein, producing MKRREFLVGAALLAGTMARGRAADIPAPSPEGLDRITAYFDNEVTSGRLPGAVILVQQHGKPVYLKTFGVRDTRTGLAMTPDTIFAIHSMTKPITCLGAMMLIDEGKLALTDPVSKYVPLFADTKVGIEVTEPDGKLKLDLVPPVRPVNIEDLLRHTSGISYDYIGGKWVEQAYKAANIFEGQFNNREFADRIARLPLARQPGTLWRYGHSTDVLGAVIEIISGQTLYEFLKQRILDPLGMNSTKFALATEGELARMARPLPNDFILLAGERDRLDHPEWQSGGGGLLSTITDYQRFSQMLLNGGEFEGKRYLSPAAFKAMTTDHVGPGSGVGRDYFYFPGDGFGYGYGLAVRTDPGNAKPPPPGSLGELKWDSGSGTYFGVDPKLDMVYLMMQQTQNERSRITPAFKALVYDCYPEGLRRP from the coding sequence ATGAAACGCCGTGAATTTCTGGTCGGGGCCGCGCTGCTGGCCGGCACGATGGCGCGAGGCCGCGCCGCTGACATCCCCGCTCCCTCGCCCGAGGGGCTCGACCGCATCACCGCGTATTTCGACAACGAGGTCACGAGCGGCCGGCTGCCGGGCGCCGTGATCCTGGTGCAGCAGCACGGCAAGCCGGTGTATCTCAAGACGTTCGGCGTGCGCGACACCAGGACCGGCCTTGCGATGACGCCGGACACGATCTTCGCCATCCACTCCATGACCAAGCCGATCACGTGCCTCGGCGCCATGATGCTGATCGACGAGGGCAAGCTCGCCCTCACCGACCCCGTCTCGAAATACGTCCCCCTCTTTGCCGACACCAAGGTGGGCATCGAGGTCACCGAGCCGGACGGCAAGCTGAAGCTCGATCTGGTGCCGCCGGTCCGCCCCGTCAACATCGAGGATCTGCTGCGGCACACCTCCGGGATCAGCTACGACTATATCGGCGGCAAATGGGTCGAGCAGGCCTACAAGGCCGCCAACATCTTCGAGGGTCAATTCAACAACAGGGAATTCGCCGACCGCATCGCCAGGCTGCCGCTGGCGCGCCAGCCGGGCACGCTGTGGCGCTACGGCCATTCCACCGACGTGCTCGGCGCCGTCATCGAGATCATCTCGGGCCAGACGCTGTACGAATTTTTGAAACAGCGCATCCTCGATCCGCTCGGCATGAACAGCACCAAATTCGCGCTGGCGACGGAAGGTGAATTGGCGAGGATGGCGCGACCACTGCCGAACGATTTCATCCTGCTCGCCGGCGAGCGCGACCGTCTCGACCATCCCGAATGGCAGTCCGGCGGCGGCGGGCTGCTATCGACCATCACCGATTATCAGCGCTTTTCGCAGATGCTGCTCAACGGCGGCGAGTTCGAGGGCAAGCGTTACTTAAGCCCTGCGGCTTTCAAGGCGATGACGACCGATCATGTCGGGCCCGGCTCCGGCGTCGGCCGCGACTATTTCTATTTTCCGGGCGATGGTTTCGGCTATGGCTACGGCCTTGCCGTGCGCACCGATCCCGGCAATGCGAAGCCGCCGCCGCCGGGCTCGCTCGGCGAATTGAAATGGGACTCAGGCAGCGGCACCTATTTCGGCGTCGATCCCAAGCTCGACATGGTCTACCTCATGATGCAGCAGACCCAGAACGAGCGCAGCCGCATCACGCCCGCGTTCAAGGCGCTGGTCTACGACTGCTATCCGGAGGGGCTACGCCGCCCGTGA
- a CDS encoding nitroreductase family protein — MPDAIELLKTRRSVKPREMTGPGPSAAELETILTIGARVPDHGKLAPWRFIVFEGDARQRAGEVIAKVFARKNPGAPAADVETERNRLMDAPLVIGIVSFTRPHPKVPAFEQELSAGASAMNIVTAATALGYGACWLTGWFSFDRDVLDGLGLKPDEKLAGFIHIGKPTRPSEDRPRPFLSEIVTRF, encoded by the coding sequence GTGCCCGATGCCATTGAACTCCTGAAGACCCGCCGCTCGGTCAAGCCGCGCGAGATGACCGGCCCGGGTCCCTCCGCGGCCGAGCTCGAGACGATCCTCACCATCGGCGCGCGGGTGCCTGATCATGGCAAGCTCGCGCCCTGGCGCTTCATCGTCTTCGAGGGCGACGCGCGCCAGCGCGCCGGCGAGGTGATTGCCAAGGTCTTTGCGCGGAAGAATCCCGGCGCGCCGGCGGCTGACGTCGAGACCGAGCGCAATCGCCTGATGGACGCCCCGCTGGTGATCGGCATCGTCAGCTTCACAAGGCCGCATCCCAAGGTGCCGGCGTTCGAGCAGGAATTATCGGCGGGCGCGAGCGCCATGAACATCGTCACGGCCGCGACCGCGCTCGGCTACGGCGCCTGCTGGCTGACCGGCTGGTTCTCGTTCGACCGCGACGTGCTCGACGGACTCGGCCTCAAGCCGGACGAGAAGCTCGCCGGCTTCATCCATATCGGCAAGCCGACCAGGCCGAGCGAGGACCGCCCGCGACCGTTCCTTTCGGAAATCGTGACGCGATTTTAA
- a CDS encoding LysR family transcriptional regulator — MDWSDLRIFLAIAREGTLGAAARKIGQTQPTMGRRLRALETALGQVLFQRTADGFVLTDEGTAVLRHAERIEEEALALERHASGAETQLDGMLRLSSSDWFGTVMLSPVIAAFGKRHPKVIVELLTDARLYSLPRREADLVFRIKPFSEPEVISRKLLHIPYALYGRKGSKPPHASDGSGVRVVTMNTEFADMPDAVWLKRTLPKAEVAARSNNRQAQAELCAGGSGLAVLPRPLGDRDRRLVAFDIGVSPPGRDTYVGYHRDLRRLARLRALLDVVIERLA; from the coding sequence ATGGACTGGAGCGATCTGCGCATCTTCCTGGCGATTGCACGTGAAGGCACGCTAGGTGCTGCCGCGCGAAAGATCGGCCAGACCCAGCCGACGATGGGCCGGCGGCTGCGCGCGCTCGAAACGGCGTTGGGGCAGGTGCTGTTTCAGCGCACCGCGGACGGTTTCGTGCTGACCGACGAAGGCACGGCCGTGCTGCGCCATGCCGAGCGGATCGAGGAAGAGGCGCTCGCGCTCGAGCGGCACGCTTCCGGCGCGGAGACGCAGCTCGACGGCATGCTGCGCCTGTCGTCGTCGGACTGGTTCGGCACGGTGATGCTGTCGCCGGTGATCGCTGCCTTTGGCAAGCGCCACCCGAAGGTGATCGTCGAGCTTCTGACCGATGCGCGTCTCTACAGCCTGCCGCGGCGCGAGGCCGATCTCGTCTTCCGCATCAAGCCGTTCAGCGAGCCCGAGGTGATCTCGCGAAAGCTGCTGCACATTCCCTACGCGCTCTACGGCAGGAAGGGCAGCAAGCCGCCGCACGCGAGCGACGGCAGTGGTGTCCGCGTCGTGACCATGAATACCGAATTCGCCGATATGCCCGATGCCGTCTGGCTGAAGCGCACACTGCCGAAGGCGGAAGTCGCCGCGCGCAGCAACAACAGGCAGGCGCAGGCCGAGCTCTGCGCCGGCGGTAGCGGGCTCGCGGTGCTGCCGCGCCCGCTCGGCGACCGCGATCGAAGGCTCGTCGCGTTCGATATCGGCGTGAGCCCGCCCGGCCGCGACACCTATGTCGGCTATCACCGCGACTTGCGGCGGCTGGCCCGCCTGCGCGCGCTGCTGGATGTGGTGATTGAGCGGCTGGCATGA
- a CDS encoding zinc-dependent alcohol dehydrogenase family protein, which yields MTRPSTMRAAVLETHNAPLRLSTISTPAIGSREVLVRVHASGVNPLDTKIHSGAAAHARHPVPAILGLDLAGVVEQTGREVSRFKPGDEVYGMTGGVGGVQGSLAEFAAVDADLLALKPANLSMREAAALPLIFITAWEGLIDRAALKAGQKVLVHGGAGGVGHVAIQIARAFGADVYATGSASQRATIEGFGAVFIDRSTAVDVYVAKHTGGGGFDIVYDTVGGKVLDASFEAVRRFGHVVSALGWGTHALAPLSFRAATYSGVFTLLPLLSGEGRAHHGAIMAEATRLVEAGKLVPLVDPRHFTLESVDEAYALIRDHATKGKLVVDI from the coding sequence ATGACGAGACCTTCGACGATGCGCGCGGCCGTGCTGGAGACCCACAACGCGCCCTTACGCCTCTCAACGATCTCCACGCCCGCCATCGGCTCGCGCGAGGTGCTGGTGCGGGTGCACGCGAGCGGGGTCAATCCGCTCGACACCAAGATCCATTCCGGCGCAGCCGCACATGCGCGCCATCCTGTCCCGGCGATCCTCGGACTCGATCTCGCCGGCGTGGTCGAACAGACCGGGCGCGAGGTCTCGCGGTTCAAGCCGGGCGACGAAGTCTATGGCATGACCGGAGGCGTCGGCGGCGTGCAGGGCTCGCTGGCCGAATTCGCCGCCGTCGATGCAGACTTGCTGGCATTGAAGCCGGCCAATCTGAGCATGCGCGAAGCGGCCGCCCTGCCCCTGATCTTCATCACGGCGTGGGAAGGCCTGATCGACCGCGCGGCGCTGAAGGCCGGCCAGAAGGTGTTGGTCCATGGCGGCGCAGGCGGTGTCGGCCATGTCGCGATCCAGATCGCGCGTGCGTTCGGAGCAGACGTGTACGCGACGGGCTCGGCGTCGCAGCGCGCCACCATCGAAGGCTTTGGCGCGGTCTTCATCGACCGCAGCACCGCTGTCGACGTCTACGTCGCGAAGCACACCGGCGGCGGCGGGTTCGACATCGTCTACGACACTGTCGGCGGCAAGGTGCTCGATGCCTCCTTCGAAGCCGTGCGCCGTTTCGGTCATGTCGTGAGCGCGCTCGGCTGGGGCACGCATGCGCTGGCGCCGCTGTCGTTCCGCGCCGCCACCTATTCCGGCGTGTTCACGTTGCTCCCGCTGCTGTCAGGCGAAGGCCGCGCGCATCACGGAGCGATCATGGCGGAGGCGACGCGCCTGGTTGAGGCCGGCAAGCTCGTGCCGCTGGTCGATCCCAGGCATTTCACGCTGGAGAGCGTTGACGAGGCCTATGCACTGATCAGGGATCACGCGACGAAGGGCAAGCTAGTCGTGGATATCTGA